GGTATAGAGGAGTTAGGAAGGAAGATTTCTCTAATATGAAATATGCTGTCATCTGCCAGAAAGGCAAGGAAATTGGCACTactctgtatttatttatgttgAGAAGACACTGAGCTGATATCCCAATGGCAGCTGAAGTTTGGGCCcgggattaattagttaatgtttgtaaagtttgTTGGAGTCTACAAGGGCTAAGTACTATTATTGTTTCCTTGTTCCCCAGACAGGCACAGGCTGGAAGCAATGCAGAGAGCACACTGTAGAAAATGTACTGTAGGGAATAACTCTGCATTGGCAGGAGGATAGATGGGATCTGATGTAACAGGTCTGTCCCATCTCTGATAGCTATGATTCAGAGGCAATGCTTTTAGAACCCaaagatgctccatttaaagccaatgggaagtttgccattggcttcaggggATTAGGACCAGGCCTTCAGCCAGCTCTGTGCTCTCTTGTGTCCGATCCTGTCCTATCCCACTAAAGAAATAAAGTATGTAAGATGCATcccatccccatcactggagggaaAAATGCTGTGACATGAGGCCACTGAGAGTGGTGTGGAGCAAAGTAAGGGGAAGTCTACACAGCTAAAGCTGCACACGGGCTAACCTACCTGAGctagcttgaatccagctagCATGGATAACAAGAGCTGTGAAGAAAACACAGAACAGGCTAACGAGTAGAGTCTGTACCCCGGGTCTGGGATGGGCTTGTTCTACTTGCGCAGCACTGTATTCACTGGCATTGTTACCCACCCTAACTGGACTCAAGTTAACTGGGTTGGCTAGCTTGTACACAGCTTTCGCTATCGACTTACCCTAAGTGGGGAAAGCGGTGGGTACAGGATCAATTAACAGTTCCCTCAATTAGTAGGACAATAGATATAGTCACAGTaactggccagatcctcagctggagtaaattagAGGCACTCCATTGACTTGgatggagttatgccaatttatatcagctgaggatctggcccaatatttccCTTCTATTATCAAAAGAACATGTTCATTTTTGTACAAATACATTATGAGCTCATACAAATAAGCACTATGTCTCCCATTCCACTCTCTCttttcactagtgtaaatcaggggcAACTCTAGCAAAATCCGTGGAGTTCCACCACTGTAATGCTGCATAAGTGACAGAAGAATCAGGCCTGGATAGAGCCGATCCTGCTCTGTTGCACTGCTGTAAGTCTGGACTAACTTCACTGCCTTGCATGGACTTGCTCTGGATTTACATAAgcataaatgaaagcagaattttgcccCATCTGTACAGTTGATAAGGCAACATTAGGCAGCAAAATGTACATGCTTGCAATACACTATAAAGCAAGACCTCCCGACAGCAAACTGCCTCTACAATGTGCCATAATAAACTGTTGAATTTGCCTATCTTTTAATTCCTCTGGTTTATTTTTGTGCTGggagttaaaatattttagagCCCCACTGGGAAGGTAGTTGGCTGGCTTCTCGATGAGTCCTTTTAGAACACGTAGTGTAACTTAACTGTCTCATTGTTTGTGTTGAGCAACATGCCAAAAAAATTTCCAGAAGGTTCACATGAATGTCTAATGCTTAATAGCACGGGCTTTATTATATCACTCCTTCCAACCTGAGATGAGTTAGTGTTTCCACAAGGGTTCTGCAACCTCACTGGGGTACTGGCAGAATAGGGGAGTGAGGAggactgtttttaaaaacccactCAAGCCCATTCCTGGGTCTGGTGGGGAGAACTGTTTGCTGGATTTACTCCTAGAAGAAGCTTCCCTACTGTCTCTCTCTGTTGCATAATGTCCCTAGGACTTGGAGAAAGGCAGCAGCATGCCTGGGACAGCAAAAGTGACAGCTCACCATCGTGACAAGTTTAAGAACATGTCCAAAACATCATCACATGTTCCCAAATTGTTATTTAAAGGAATGGGTTATTTGAAAAGGGCTGAGGATGAGCATGTTTGGTTTTGTCCGATAGCACGTGCAGGTGGGTGAGTGTGTGCGTGTCATGAAATGGATGTGTAAATAAACAAGAACTAGCACAAGCCActgattttgttgttttgttttaattctctggatatggatttttttttactgttacatTACCTGCCCTGTTTGCCCCAAGTGTGCCTGGGATCCCAGACCATGATTTGTTTGTATTAAGGCAGTACCTTGGAGCCCCTGGAAAGGAGCtgtgtcccattgtgctaggtactgtgtaGGGCTGGTGAAGAATGCATGTGCACAGGGTTCACATATTCTAGATAATCTGGTGGTACCTTCTGGACTTATCCTTGCTCACAGAATCACAGTTTATCTCCAGTGCTGCAGCCTTCCCACTGCCCTGTAAGAGCTTTCCCATAGCTAGATATGCCTTATGCATGTCCAGGTGATTTACAGGTACAAGATGGCAGGCAATGCTATATAGTGCATAGGATTATTCCTACATAGCAGAAAACCCTGATGTTTATTTCAAGTATGGGACTGGGCCCTACcggtgtgtccacactgcagctgcaAGGCGTGCCACCCAGCCTGGGCAGACAGACTCACTCTATCTCAGCTCAAGCTAAAAATAGTGGTGTGGATGTTGTGGCACCAGAAGCAGCTCCAGTGAGCCACCTGAGCTTGGACCCAGGGGGCCAAATTCAGCGCAGGACTAAGTGATTAAGCATCACTGAAGTGGCATCTGTTTACGCCAGGGCCAAATTTGGTCCCCGGATCCTTCTGACTCATCTGCCAAATCTGGATTATTGTTCTGCTTCTCTGTGAGCATCTCTCCTGTGGCTCTGGCCAATGTCCCCAGGTGTCTGTCAACAGAGTGCCTCCTGGAAAACAGCTTCTCAGGCAGTGCTGGCTGCCACGTGAGAAAACTCTACCATCTCACTGAGGAGCAGGGACCTGCTTCCCTGTGCCTCTCTCTGCATATGAACGCTACTTTCCAAGTTATGCTGGGGGCAGAATTAGATAGGACTGGGGTGATAACACTAACATTATTGATGAATTAAGCTGTGGCCAACACACAAATTGGGCAAGGCACAAAGCACATGGAGGACATGAATGAAGGTGCTGACAATAACAGTATTGGTGATTCGGTGGTTACGCACTGTCCCACCTCACTGCCACCGTAGCTGCTGAAGAGAATAATTTGAGAGCACACTAGGGTCAAGCAGGGACTGGGGGTTGGATCCAatacccactgatgtcaataggagtctttcctcTGATTTTAGTGGATCAAGCcctaggggaggggaaaggataaCTGACTGTGTCTACAACAGAAAGAGACAATACATATTGTTAGTCACAGGATTTTGTATCAGGTGACAAAGCCAAATAGACATCAAGCAATAACAGGCACAAGGCTATGTTCTTTGTGTAAATTTTCCCTTAATTTGGGGAGGTATGTTGGagttttctctgttttctttacTTTCTTCTCCCTTGTTCTGTTGCCCAGCCTTGTGTTATCTGTCTAATTTAGATTGTGTGTTGTTCATGGCAGGGGCCTTGTCATCTCCCTTAGCTGTAAAGCACCATGTACCCCATGGCACTGGAAATCATAACAGTGTAACTTGGAAACGGTTTAAACCGCTAGCGGGCCAGATTAACGTTGCAACCTTCCATTGCCACACACAATGGAAATGCTACACCTGGAGAGCTCTGTTGGGGGATGCACCTTGAAGGCAGGGATCCTCCCTTGGGGGCACATTCAGCTCTTaccgaagtcagtgggagtctctcTGCTGACAGCATTGGAGCCAGAACAAACCCTGTCAGGCCGCTCCAACCCacagtaaaatcaatgggagGCTTTTCAATGACAGatggatcagggcctcagtctgctCCTGGTGACACACTGTAAGTGACCATCAGTGGGTTGAAGAGTTAGTCCTGTGGAAGTGGGATATCTTTTACACTCATTCAACTACCAGTGAGTAGCAGCCAAGGGAGGGACATGGACACCAGCAGACAGCAGTGAAGGAATGCAAAAGGGCAACAAATTCAGCTCCCAGTAGCATAAAAAGCTGTGAAAACAGTGAGTAAAACATCCCTGGGACACACATCAgactggtatcagaggggtagccgtgttagtctggatctgtaaaagcagcaaagaatcctgtggcaccttatagactaacagacgttttggagcatgagctttcgtgggtgaatacccactttgtcagacttgTGCATGCTGAAGAGAAAGAAGGGAGTACAAATGTGGTGGTGGAAAGGTATAGAAAAATGCTGACCTAGTTGAAGGGGAAGAATGAATTTGTGGAAACATCTGCTCCCAGGACAGCGAGTCGAACTCACTGGGGCTCCATGGACCATATTTCTGAGGAGGAGTTTGTGAGAGCTGAACATCAAAAAGCTGCATATGTGCCAATGTGAGCCGCTCTCCAGATCAGACAGAGAGATGCAGGCCTCCCCTCCTATCAGTGGAAATCTTGCTGCCATTTGAGTATTCTCAGCTCTTAAACTGGCTGTTCCAGAATTCAGCCAGTGGGATGCAGATATGGTGGAAGACTCTGCCACTTATTCTGGCATAGACACCTCTTGCTGCAAAACTGAATTTGTAAACTGAAATGGAGACACTGCTGCACTGTTGCTGGTTACTGAGCTAGCTTTCACAGTGTTTCCGGATCCTAGCCCAAATAGTAGAGTGTTTGAAAACATGCTGGCATGAGTGTTTCATTCAATTTGATACCATCATTCTGCCTCATTTGAACATGGTTTGGCCTGTTCTGATCTCACTCTTACATTGTAAACCTCGAGTatcttcactgaagccaatggcatttCGCCTGCATAAGTGAACTCAGAATGAGGTGAGATGGAACTTTGTTCTCATTAACAGAGCATGGGAGGCATGTCTTCTCCCTCCATAGACTCTGGGTTTCTGAAAGACAGTGGCCACCAGGAATGGCGGGGGCGGAAAAGAGTCTATGGAAACAGAGCCTTGTCATGTCacatgctcagataccatggtgatgggcacagtatAAGAACCGGAATAGACTAGAATACAAAATGGCCACACTGACATCACTAGGACGGGCAATGGAAGCCGAGTGTTTTTCAGGATGGTGAGCTGTGTGATAATGAGGGAAACACCATGGACTTATATTTGAGGGTCTGtagcaggagtggccaaacttactgactctCCAAGCCgcatacaataatcttcagaGTTTGAGAGCTGCAAGACATGCACAATCTGCCCCATGGAGCAGCACCTGCTGGGGgatggggcttctgccctgataCCCCCATGTGAATCTAAAGCCCTTAGGCTCCCTCTCTGCAGAGCAGAAGCCCCTAGTcccaccacagggcagaagcctcaagctcccctcccccctcccccactccccatctgGTAGGCAAAgaatggggagggggttggggaggcTCCGTAAACcacattttaactgtaaaagagccacatgcagttcatgagccacagtttggccacaccTGGTCTACAGGCTGTAGCCCCTCTCTGCTGCCTGTGAGACGAGGCAGCAGCAGCGAGAAAAATGAGCAAAAGCATTTGCACTCTTTTAAAGTGTTTCAGCGCATGCAGATAGGGAAGCCCTTTTCTCATTATCCCACCATGGAGCAGGAACTACCCTATTGATCCCAATAGTTTTTTGTGTGAGTGGGAAGATGTTGCTCTGAGGAAAGAGCCACAGATATCAGGGAATAACTTTTCCAGGAGCCAGTACTGAGAAGTCACTTGTGGAAATCTCTAGGGAAAGAAACTGCTATTTGCTTGTGTACCACTCCAGTAATGCTCTGACAGCATTGTCATCTCAGCAGCTAGATACTACGGAGTGGCTAGGCAGTCTGGTGCCAAGGCACTATAGTGATGGATGCATtagaaatgcagagagagagaaagagagaaattcaTGCTACTGGTGGCATAGATACAAACAGAAGGGACCCAGTGCAGTGCAGCAATAACCAACTGCTGCTCTAGTTTTAAAAAGCGGAGTTGCTTTCCAGAATATACAACTGCCCTTCTAACTCCCATCTCGGAGGAGAAGTCTGAACAGGGGAGCAGAATGGGGATAGCTACATACTTAACAACATGCCTGGATTACTCTCTCCTTCTGCAAAACAACTGTGGTTGATTCTTCACCCCGCCAAGCAAAAAACCAGCCTTACTGCCATCTGGATAGCTAGCAAATACAGCTGAAACGTGTGTGCCATATGTGCACAGCTGTATAGTGTACATATGCCGCTGTGATCCATCTGCCCAGCATGCCGCATGCCAGTTGCTTGACTTAGggtgggctgggaaggaggattCAGGAACAAGATGGAAAGAGAGAACATATTGCAGAGAAGCAATTTTTCTTCTCACTTCACAGGACTGAGCCCCATGCAGCTTGGTagctatgggcccaatcctgcagcctcTGCTTACGTGAGCACTCTAGCTGAGGCGGGTGCAGTGTTTTATATGAGATAAGGCTGCGGGATCAGGCCCTGTAGCCCCAAACCATTACCTCATAGTCGAATGGACAAACTCTGGTGGGCAAAGTCTATTTAAATCCATTTCATCACAAGCACAGTCTGAAACTATGGCTCTGTTGCACTTGCTTTCCAGCCCTCACCTCCCAGTTGCTGGTGTACAATGTGACACCTCTGCTTTGATTTCAGAGCTCCTGTTCCCTTCCCAAAGAAGGAGCATAGGAAACAGAATCAGCAATGGTGACTCTCTTCTGCGCCACTTGCCGCCCAGCCTATGGCGAGGTATCGGTTTCAGTGCTTCAGGGAAAGAATCCCAGCTGCTTAAGAGATCGCTGCGTGATGACAAGGAAGGGATGGAGGAATAACTTAACAAATAAACTGAGGTCCGTGTGTAACCTTCTCTTAGTGGGCAGAGTATGGCCCTCCTGTCCAGCATGCTGGGGGCGGGCATTAAGGCTTCACTTAGTTGAGATCTGCCAGTTTAATCTTTACAAATGAATCTCTGTACAATCCCTATCTGAGCTCTTTGCCCAGGAATGCAAGAAATGTCAGGCAGTTCCTTACCTATGGATGCCTATATCATGCCACAATGGAAGCACATTAAACTTGCTCTGTCCTATATACAGCTGTTCAGTACAAAACCGATCACCACAGTTTGAAAGCTGAGTTCAGGGCGTAGGAGTGGGAAGGGGGTTACTAAACTCTGTCAGATTTTTTCAGATATACAGTGTGGGCCTATCCTCAGCTGCTGTCagttccactgaattcagcaTGCTACAGAAGAAGTATCTGCTATAATTTTCCAGGTCTATCTGAATGACTCCCGGAAGGCCTTGCCATTTCAACATCAGATTTGATACAGGTGATGCAAATTGGAAGGCAGTGCTCTGCACATGGGCAGGACGGTTGCTCATCTGTTGGATCTTCCCCCTTGTCACATGTAGTGCCAAGCACATTGTTGGCggttaacaaaaaacaaatcaaaacatcaCTAAATGATGATCCATCGACCTACTCTCCTTCCCCGCATCGAATTGCCAAGAAAACCTGCCAGTGCTTTTCTCAAGGGAAAACAACCCTCGTCTGGGGAATGAAGTTGTCTCTGCActgcccaggcagcagcctgTTCAGAGTGCTTCAGCACTCACCTGAGGGTAGTGGCTTTGGGGGTGAGCGGAGAGCTCAGGCTGCCCTCCATGCTCACTTGTTCCTTGTACTCTCAGCTGAACCCAGGGCTGAAATAATTTATGGAGATAGGGCCAAATCCAGGAGCTTAAGGACTTTGCATGAAATGCCCAGTTCCCAGAGGAGTCATGCCTCAGTGTGCTGCTTGCTTGGCTTGTGCTTGTGCTTGAGGTCGGCAACGATGCAGACTGCCCATGAGTTGGGAATTTAATGCCACTTTccattgtggttttttttttgtttgttacctGGATGTCTGTCCACTGAGAACTGGACTGAGAAAGCCACATGCATGGCACACCAGTCACTGGACAGACATAATGAGGCAGcagtttttgaaaacaaaaatatatcaagTGTCTAGTTTAAACTTACAAAAGGCTTAGTTTTGCAAGATTCCCTCTTACAATGTGTATACACAgggcctagcacagtgaggccacAATCTTAATTGAAGCTTTCTGCTGCCTCCACACTATCATTAATAATATCATCTTAACATAGGGACAAATCAGTGAATTTACACTGAAAAACTGCCCCATGATGAGCCTAATCAtgttccattgaggtcaatggcacaACTTCTGTTTGCTTCAATGGGATTAGCAAAGGTCCCTGTGTGTTCACAAAGTGGATAAGGCGGCAGGGGGAAATTAACTAATCACTCTGGGATAGGCAGCCACCCACCCTTAAAATCAAGATCATCCTTCAGAAGCTTTTCAGGCAGCAAAGCTAGAAACTTCACGAGATATTCCTTAAAGGGAGAGCACAAAGTAATCATGTACAGAAAaacggggcctgatcctgaagcgCTCTCTCAGGTGACGCAGTAGCACAGCTCACATGAGTAAAGGCTGCAAGATGGAGCCCAAAGGGTCTGATTCAGGAAACCCTGCAAGTCTCACTGACACAGTGGGCCTGTTCATGTAAGCATGGGCTGCAGGACCAAGCTGAAAGGACCTTCTGGGAAATATGAATGTTCAGGACCTTGCTGTGACATGGGAACCTTATGTGACCCTGCCTGCTGTATCCTTCATATCCTTGGAATGCTCTTACTGGCAAAGGAACAAAAGCTGGCCAAGCATGGGGAACTGTTTTTTAATGGCTCTCTGCTTTCGCCAGGTAGGCCACTACAATGGAAAACAATTTAATTAGTCAACTAAGGGGAAGACTACGCACTGAAAAGTGCTATTTTGGGGCTCACAAAATGTGATAGGTCAGAACTTCCTGCTTCATTGCACTCCTGGGATTGGGTTTGAGAACAGCTcagctctctctcctctttctttcacAGGACCTGTCTCTTCAGCTCATTTTGCCAGGTCTGGAGGTCATGTTATAACCCTCTTGGGTCTTTCTTGCTGGTGCAGACAGGACCAAATGATGTTCTAACTGTGATAGCACTGATCTCTCCAGGCACTAAACTACTTTAGCGTCTCTGTAGACACATCCCAGCCTATCAAGGGTGCTGTgagaataaattcattaatggctgtggaactctttgcaagaggatgttgtgaaggccaagactatagcaggtttcaaaaaagaacaaggtaagttcatggaggataggtccatcagtggctattagccaggatgggaagggatgctgtccctagcctgtttgtcagaagctgggaatgggagacaggagatGAATCACATGATgagtccctgttctgttcattcactctgggacacctggctttagtcactgttggaagacaggatattgggctagatggatcttgggtctgacccagaatgtACTGGGAGctactcagatactgtggtgatgaaaACCCTACAACTAACTAACTAATATGAAAGGCTTCACTTTTGCAAGGTACATAAGCATGTGGACCTATTCAAGGGCTTAGAGTTAGGCACCCATGAACCTTGCTGAATGGGTCCACTGTCACCAGACGGGTGGCTAGATGTGCTTTCTTCACACTAAGCTGCTTCACCCAACACCATGTTCAGAAGGTGACCATGTCGCAGCAACACTGTCCTGAGTATTATTTAACATTTCAGACATTCTCTTCTGTGCTTAGAAAAAGTTATTTCCCATTCAGGCAGGATGAGGAGgattttatatgtttttttaaaagaaagcttgtTCTTCACATTGGCTTAAAGGGTACCTTGAAGATGGGTCATGTAGAATGATGAACTAGGCTAAGGATGTCAAAGAGGCCtcaaaagtcaatgggagttgattTCCTTTACTCCCTTGTGTCTCTTTAAAAATTCCCAGTTCAACTCTTCCAGGTAAACAGCAAGAGTGAGGTGAGCTATTGTGTCataaaatgggatttaggcttcaTCGTGGTTCATGACTTTGGAAAACAGTTTGCTCCAGctttctctcccaccccctgcctAGCATGAATAAGCTGCCCATATAAAAAGCCAGTATGATTTTGGGGAAAGGTTTTTAAGAGTCaattttcaatctctctctctctctctgtctctctctccttagCTGCTctaacgtttaaaaaaaaaaaagttttgataacCACTGACCAGCCTGGTGAGCACTATTAATGGCTCTTGCACTCTGCCCTTATCCCTTGCTCCACTAAATCAGGCTGTATTTGTATTGTAATAATAACCCATGAAGCAAATGCAGGCAACCCCAAATAAAGTTGAGTTTCAGAGCTTGTTCAACACacagaaaaagtaaaatattGCTGGGAAAATATGAGTAAGATGAGGTATAATCAATAGGACAATGGGCTTGATTTAGGAAGATATCGTTTATCCCCAGCATGAAACTCTTTTGATGAGAGGAATGCTGCATCCATGAGCAGTTTTTGGTGCTGAAAAAACGCAGTGTTAGATCCAAAGTTTTAAACTGTCCAGTAATTTGCTTTATAACCCCCATCCTGTGCAGAGTTAATACCCTATATTCTCTCaaacttctctcccctcccctcctaatCTCATtaggaattaaaacaaaaactcttGCGCACAAAAAGTTTAGCGACCTTTTGGGCGAAGTTAAGTGTGACAAAGGTCACTGAAagcgccacccccacccccgcgtGGAATGCCCCAGCAGCAGGGCATCTCCCGCAATCCGATGCTGATGTATTAGCATTTCGCTGCCAAGCAAACATCTTTAAAAAGACAAGCGGAGAGGCGCACCCCGACAGCCCCCACTACACCCAGCAAAGCTTCAGGGAAGAGGACGAAACtgcacggagggagggggggaggctcACTCTCTTCTCCTTTGAAGTCAAACTTCTTTGATAGGAGGGGGAGCCCTGCCGCGGAGATGGGCCGGGCAGGAGGATGCCTGCCCGGTGTGATCGCTGGGCAGAGCGGAGGGGAGGGGGCCTGCGGGTACCTGTTTTCTCAGCGCCTCGAAGGCGGCGCTGATGGTGTGCACGCGGGTTCTCTCCCGGGCGTTCGCCAGCAGCCGCCGGGTCTGCTGGATGGCTTTGATCTCCGAGGCGACGCCGGCCGCTTCCCCCAGCCGTTTCCTAGGCGATGCGGCGGGACCGGGCGCGCTGCTGTAAGCTCCATGCGCCGCCGAGGCGTAGGCGCTTCCCAACGGGCGCTGCGGCGGCGGCGGACACAGGACGAGCCTGGACAGCAGGCGCTGCTCCCCCGGGCACGGCGGGAGCCCGTTCACAGCGGCGGGGGGCTGGGCGGCGAGTCCTGCCGCCGGGAAGGCGCCTTTCCGCATGTCCAGCGCCCCGGCGGCGCTGCCCGCCTCCCTGCCTTGCAGGAGCTGCGggcccccctgggagctgcccgCCCCGCTCTCGGGGCTCTCCGGCTGCCGCCCGCCGCCGACTTTCAGCGCCACTTTGAAACTTTTGTAGCCGTTCGCTGGCGGCTCTTTGTGCTTCCGCTTCAGCTTCTTCAGGCCGCCGAGCTCCTTCACGCACAGGCTTTGCCACGGCTCCTCGTCCAGGAGCTGCATGTTTCTCATGTTGGGAGCCTGTCAGTgagtgcctgcctgcctgcctgcctgcctctctcaggtctctgcctcccccctccccgcctgcAGCTGGGTGAGCACGCGGCGCGGCACAGGCAGGGCGGCGGTGGGCTCTCCCCTGCAGCAGTCAGAGTGTCAGCTGAAGTCCCGGCCGCATTGCTGGGGAGTGCACGCTGCGCTCCATCTGTGTTTGTTTAGCCTCAGTTTACACAGAAGCCCCTGTGAGCGAGATCAGTCAGCGCGCCGCCTGTGACAAGCCGACTGCCTCGCACAGCCAGGAGACTTTCCAGCCTTGCAAGCCCACAGATGAGCTTTAAAGAAACAGGAagcattccccgcccccctccaaCAGCTGTGCTGCCAATCTCCTTTgttcaccgccccccccccccccgacttgcTGTTTTATAATAGTCTGTCTCTTCCCGATACACAGGCAGAGGCAAACTCCCACCCCTAATAGAGACACATACTTGCTAAGAGCAATTCACGATGGGCTGCTTTTTACATTGAACAGTCCCCCCATATCATCCTCAATTAATGGTGAGATGTCTGGTTTCATGCAGTCCTTTTCTGCTTCCCTTCCCTACTGGTCAGGGggctatttatttgtttttatttgctagCTGAAGAGGGTTGTCTTGGTCCTGGGTCCCTCCTGAGGCTTCTAGCAGCCTCATTGATCATTCGCATACAAGGAGAAGAAACTGATCTATAGGGTACGAGAAGAACTCTGGCTGGGGAGGTGCTTAACTTGACACATTCTTcttaattatgccagcaggagttATTCGACCTGGGGGAGTGAGAGCCAAGGCAGCCCTATGATTTAGCAAAGATCTCTCTGAGACAGGCTAGGCATTTCTGGCTTCTTACTTCTCAGATCTCTCCTGCTGCTACTGCTTTGGTACTGAGTTTAACTCTGCTTTTAAGCTTCTTCTGCAAAGACCATTTTTGATTTTTACAGACAAAACCGAGGAAGCCTTGGCGAGTGAGTTACTTATTGATGATGATTATTTATTAGCACTCTGGTGGTAGGCACGGTACAAACAcatggtaagagacagtccctgaagACCATACAGCCCAGACAAGCTAAAGAAAGGGTGTTTCCCTCAAACAGAAGTGTGTggtgaagagacttgcccaacGTCACATCAGTGACAAGGCTGGGAATAAAAACCAAGGGTAACCTCTTCAGAAACATTTAAATACTCAGCATAATTACCATTTTCCCAAGTTGACTTAGACACTTGGGAGCTTaaggctacactgcaattaaaaacatgCAGCTGAGCCAGGCCAGCAGACTGGAACtcgggctaagggactgtttaattgtggtgtgaccatttgggctctggctggcactcaggctctaggaccctgcatggGGGGAGGGTTCCAGCCCGAATGTCTGCATCgcaaacagccccttagcccaagccctgcgagTCCAAGgcaactggcatgggccagccacaggcatCTAatgacagtgtagacatacctattgGAAGTCAATGGCTCTTATGCCACTTAGGTGTTTCTGAAAATTACCCCTCATGTCTTGACTCCTAGTCCAATGTCCTGCCTACTAAACCATACTGTCTGTCTCCTCTATTAAAACACAAGACCCAGGAGTCAAAAGAACTAGGTTCTGTTCCCACCTTGGCCACTGTCTTTCTGGGAAAATTGCTTTAATTCTCAGTGCCTCAAATTCCCTATGTAGATAGGGAACTTCTCTATCCCATGCACAGTTCTGAAAATTAAGTGATgcctttaaagtgctttgagagcctcaaATGGaacatgcaaagtattattactaaTTAATAACAGGTAATGGAACATAATACTTGTAATTTTCTCCCTATTTTTGACTTTTGGTTCCTATTTCTTTTAAAGATGAAGGCTGATGTAGGAATTTTCTGTAGGCATGGCTTCCCCCAAATTCCCcacgtgt
This sequence is a window from Gopherus evgoodei ecotype Sinaloan lineage chromosome 5, rGopEvg1_v1.p, whole genome shotgun sequence. Protein-coding genes within it:
- the ATOH8 gene encoding protein atonal homolog 8 isoform X2; the protein is MRNMQLLDEEPWQSLCVKELGGLKKLKRKHKEPPANGYKSFKVALKVGGGRQPESPESGAGSSQGGPQLLQGREAGSAAGALDMRKGAFPAAGLAAQPPAAVNGLPPCPGEQRLLSRLVLCPPPPQRPLGSAYASAAHGAYSSAPGPAASPRKRLGEAAGVASEIKAIQQTRRLLANARERTRVHTISAAFEALRKQVPCYSYGQKLSKLAILRIACNYILSLARLADMDYSADHSNMSFSECVEQCTRTLQAEGRSKKRKE
- the ATOH8 gene encoding protein atonal homolog 8 isoform X1; this translates as MRNMQLLDEEPWQSLCVKELGGLKKLKRKHKEPPANGYKSFKVALKVGGGRQPESPESGAGSSQGGPQLLQGREAGSAAGALDMRKGAFPAAGLAAQPPAAVNGLPPCPGEQRLLSRLVLCPPPPQRPLGSAYASAAHGAYSSAPGPAASPRKRLGEAAGVASEIKAIQQTRRLLANARERTRVHTISAAFEALRKQVPCYSYGQKLSKLAILRIACNYILSLARLADMDYSADHSNMSFSECVEQCTRTLQAEGRSKKRKATFSAASLPTLLGRTSSDFLT